TCTTTTAAAATATTTTCAAAATACTTTTTATCTTTGTATTCTTGTTTTGCAATTATTATATTTTTTAAAGTATTTTCATATTTATATTCTTGCTTTAGCGTTTCTCTTCTTAGTTCATCTCTTTTAACTGCAAGTGTGTTTTTCTCGATTTTGTTTATATTTATTTTCTTTGTTAAGAAATCTATTTGCTCTTTGTACTCTTTTTCATCTATTGCATCATTTAAATATGTTTCATTTTTGATATTTTCTACAACAGAATTTAAAAGTTTATTTTGTTCTTCTATTTGCTTTTCTATTGAACTTTTTGCAACTGAGGCAATTGCTTCAACTGTTGTTGTTTCTTTTGTATCATTTTTTATTTCTTCTTTTTTAACTTCTACTTTGGTATCAGGTGTGATTAGCTTTATAGGTTCTTTTTGAATATCTTCTGAATACATTAAAATAGGTAGTATTAATGTAAAAAATATTTTGTAAAATTTGCTTAAATTCATTTCTTCTCCATAATAAATAATTTAAATTATTTATTATTATACGATTTTTAGGCTTACTTTCTGTATGATATATAATGTAAAGACTAGGAAATAAAATGATTAAGAATAATTATGAAAATTTTAAAGTAGAAATCATACTTGTTTTATTTACTTTTGCTGTAATTCTTTCTTTTATATTAACAAATAAAGTTTTATTTGGTGAAAAGATAAAAGGTATTGCAGTATCTAATTCTATTAATATATATTATGAAAAACAAAAAATTTTTGAAGAGTTCTTAGATTTATCAAGAAATAAACTTAACTCAATAAATAACTCAAATTCTTTTAACGACTTTTTAAAATCAAATGATGAAGAAAAAATAAAAGATTTATTTTTAGCTCTTGCTAGAACTTCTGTAGACATAATGCAATTAAGATATATTGATAAGAATGGTAATGAAATAATAAGACTAGATAGAGATAAAATAGCTTCAGAAGTACATTTTGTAGAAAAAGAACAGTTACAAAATAAAAAAGATAGGGACTATTTTTATAACTCAATTAATAAAGCACAAAAAGTATGGTTTTCAAATTTAGATTTAAATATTGAAAACAAAAAAGTTCAAATACCTTTCAATCCTACACTAAGAGCAATTTTACCTTTGAAAAAAGATTCCTCTTTTAATGGAATAGTAATAATAAACTATTTCATGGAAGATTTTTTAAAAATATTTGAAGAAAGTGCGATTTATAATACTATTTTATTTGATAAAAATGGGAATACTTTAAGTCATTACGAAAAAGAAAAAAGTTGGGGATTCTATTTAGATAAAAAGTATAATTTAAATAGTGAATATAAAGAAGAAATCCAAAAAGCTTTAATTTATAATAAATATGAAGATGAAAATACTTTTATAAAAAAGTTTGATTTTGATATATCAAATGAACTTTATATTTTAATTGAATTAAAAGAAGAGTATTTAAAGCAGCTTGATAATCAAGAATTAAAAGAGAACGTAATTGTTTCATTTATTGTATTTATATTTGCATTAATCTCTTCAATGTTCTTATCAAAACTTTTTAGAGGTTTAACTAAAACAATTGTTACAACAAGTGATAGATTAAATGATGCTTCACTTTTAGTAAAACTAGCTTATTACAAGTATAGTTTTAAAACTAATATGATTACTTTTGATGATAATATTTTTAATCTTTTAAACTATAAGGATATTAAAAAGAAATCTTATTATTTAGAAGAATTAGATGACTTTTTTGATGATGAATTTTTAGATAAAATTAAATTCAAAATAAAAAACATTCAAAATGAAGACTTCTTTGAATTTCATAATTTAGATAAGAATAATAAAAAGCTCACTTTTTTTACTAAGTTCAGAGCTATTTCTAAAAATGACAAGATTATCGAATTAGAAGGAATACTTCAAGATATTACAGAAGAAAAAATACTTTTAAAATCTTTTGAAAAAGCAAAAAATGATGCAGAAAATGCAAATGAAGCAAAAAGCAAGTTCTTAGCTACGATGAGTCATGAGATTAGAACTCCTTTAAATGGTATTATTGGTTTAACTAAATTAGCACTAGAATCTAATCCAAATGATAAGATAAAAGATTTTTTAACAAAATCAGATATCTCATCAAGTGCACTTTTAAATGTAATAAATGATATTTTAGATTATTCAAAAATAGAAGCAAATAAATTAACTTTTGAGAAAAAAAGCTTTGAATTTGATAAGTTACTTTTAAATGTAACGAATCTTTTTGATTATCAAGCATATCAAAAACAAATAAGTTTACATATCAATCATGATCATCGTATCCCAAAGATATTATTAGGAGATCATCATAGAATAACTCAGATACTAAATAATCTTGTTGGTAACGCAGTTAAGTTCACTCAAAGAGGTCAAATAGAAATTAAAACATCTTTAATAAAAAAAGATGAAAAACTTTTAGTTTTAAAATGTAGTGTTGAAGATAGTGGTATAGGAATATCTAAAGAAGATCAAGACAAACTATTTAAATCATTTTCTCAAGTTGATGACTCTACTACTAGAGTATATGGAGGAACAGGTTTAGGATTAAGTATAACAAAAGAGCTTGTTGAATTAATGAATGGGAAAATTGAAGTAAGTAGTGTAAAAGGATTAGGAACTACATTTAGCTTTACTTTTGAACTTGAATATGAAAATAACTTTAATTTTGATAATAAACATTTAAAAAATAAAAAGTTTATGATTGTAGATGATAATGAAATTGATATTAGGCTTCTTGAAAATATTTTAAACTCATGGAAAGTTAAATCCTATAGTTTTCTTAATTCAAATGATGCATTAAAAAAACTTAATGAAGAAAATGATTTTGATTATATTTTAGTAGATTGGATTATGGATGATATTGATGGTGTTAATTTTGTAAAACAATTAAAAGAGAAAAACTCTGAAACTTCTCCTAAAATTATAATGGTTACGGCTTTTGAAGAAGATAATTTAAAAGCTAAATTAAAAGAAGAAAAGGTAAAAATAAATAATATTTTACGAAAACCTTTTACACCTTCTACAATTTATAATACGATAATCAATTTTGAAGAAACAAAGAAAACAAATTATTTAAACAATCAAAAACTAGAAGAAAAAATCATAATTAATGCTAAAGTATTATTAGTAGAAGATAATGAGATAAATCAAATGATTTGTCAAGAAATGCTTAAAAGAATGGGACTTAAAGTAATTGTTGCAAATGATGGTATAGAAGCTATAAAGATGTGCAAAGAGAATAATCCTGATATTGTATTAATGGATTTACATATGCCACGAATGAATGGTTTTAATTCTAGTAAAGCTATTAGAGAGTTTAATAAAGATGTTCCAATAATTGCATTAACATCAGCTGTTATGGATGAAGATAAAATTGCTGCAAGAAAAGCTGGTATGCAAGAGCATTTATCAAAACCAATTGATTTTGATGAGTTATTAAACACAATTAGTTCATACTTACCTAATTTAATCACTAAAGAAAAAAAACAAAGCAATGAAATTCATAATCTTGATAAGTATGTAGATAGAAATGAACTTTTAAATAGAGTAGGGAGTGAAGAGTTAGCAAATCAACTTCTAGAAAAGTTTGCTTTAACATATAAGGATTATGGAAAGGAATTAACAAATGATTTTAAAAACCAAGATAAGTTATCAAAAGAAATTCATAAATTAAAAGGTGTGAGTGGTAATCTTGCATTAAAAGTTTTATATAAACAATGTATAAAAATAGAAGAAGAACTTAATTTAGAAAAAAAAGAAAAACTTTTAAATGAGTTAATAGTAGAATTAGAAAATATAACTAAACTAATTTATAAGAAAAATAAAATTTAAAAAAAGAAAAAAAATGAATGAAACAAAATATAAAATATTAGTAGTTGATGATGAAGAGATAAATCTTCAAATAATTGAAGCGAATCTTCAATCTGATTATATTGTAGATTCAAGAACAAGTATAAAAGAAGCATTATCATTAATTGAAGAAAACCTTTATGATGCATTTATTTTTGATATTAATATGGATGAGATGGATGGTTTAGATCTTTGTAAAATTGTAAAAAACTATAGGAAGTATATTTATACTCCTGTAATATTTGTTACAGTTGTTGATGAGGTAGAAAAGATAGAAAAAGGCTTTAGTTATGGAGCTTATGATTATATTACAAAACCTGTAAATCCAAAAGAATTAAAAATTAGATTAAAAGCTCATATAAAAATATCAAAAAATCAAATAGAATTAAATGAAAATCAACTCCATCTAAATGAAGAAATACAAAAATTAACAAAAGAACTTGTAGAAGCTAATAAAAATGTACGTATAAGTGAAGAAATCTTTCAAGGAAGAGAAACTAAATTTAAATATAATGATGAAAGAATAAAAGAAAACCTAAACTTCTCAAAAGTATTTGACCAAAGAGTTTTAGACATGCAAGAGAAATTAGAAAAACAAAAAATACTTTTATCAGAAGTAAAAAAATCTTTAGGTTAAAACTATCATATGGTGCAGCTGGAGGGATTTGAACCCTCACGCCGCGAAGCACGAGCCCCTCAAGCCCGCGTGTCTACCGTTCCACCACAGCTGCATAGATAATTAAAGAGGTGAATTCTACAACGTAATATCATAAAATATGCTTAATCTTTATCTTTCTTGCTTTCTAAAATGTTATAATTGTTTAAGCAAATTTAATTGGATTAATTATGAAAAATTTTGAAGAAAATAAATTTATTGATTTAATTGGAAAAATACCTAATGTAGCAGTGCAAGGTTACGATAAAGAACGTAAAGTTATTTATTGGAATAAAGCAAGTGAACTTATGTATGGTTATACAAAAAAAGAAGCATATGGCAAAAGCTTAGAAGATTTAATAATCCCAGATTTTATGAAAGAAAAAGTTATTGCTTTACATAAAGAATGGTGTAATAAAGGTATATCAATTCCTTCTTCGGAACTTCCATTAATAAATAAAAATGGTGATACAGTTTATGTATATTCTTCACATGTAATGTTAAATGAAAAAAGTAAAAACCCTGAAATGTTTTGTGTTGATATTGATTTAACAGAGCAAAAAAAACAAAAAGATGAACTTGAAGAAAAAAACAAAGTTTTAGAGTATCAGTCAAAAATGGCTACTATGGGTGAAATGTTGGATAATATTGCACATCAGTGGCGTCAACCACTTTCTCTTATTTCTACTACTGCAAGCGGTATAAAACTACAAAATGACTGTGGAATATTAGATAATAATACAATAAGTGATTCCTTAGGCTCTATTGTAGATACTACTAAATACCTTTCTCAAACAATTGAAGATTTTAGAAACTTTGTTAATGGAACTCACGTAAAAACTATTTTTAACCTCTTTAACACTTTAAAGTATTCACTAAAACTTTTAGATGGTATTTTAAAAAAGAATGATATAAAAGTTTATTTATCAACTAGTTTAGATGATATTGAAATACTTGGTTATCCAAATGAATTAATACAAGTTATTATTAATATTGTTAGTAATTCTGTTGATGCCTTTGATAATGATGTTGAAAATAAATTCATTATAATAGATATTAGAAAAGAAAATTCAAATGTATTTATAAAAATAAAAGATAATGCTAAAGGAATTGATGAAAATATTATTGATAAAATATTTGAATTTAGATTTTCAACAAAAGAAAAGAACAAAAAATCAGGAATAGGTTTATATATGTCAAATCAACTTATAAAAGAGGGTATGAAAGGTTCTTTAAAAGTGAAAAATAGTGAATATTTACATGAGGATATAAAATATAAAGGTGCAGAGTTTACAATAGAATTAGCTTCTAATATAGAATAATTATTACAGGTAAAAAAAAAGGCCAGAAGTAAAACTTCTGACCTTTTTTAATTTATAAGCTGTGTAGCTGTTGACTACCCTAAAAATGGGTTTGCATATAATGCAATCATAGCAACAACAAGTGCATAAATAACTTGTGCTTCGATCATCGCTAAAGCAATGAACATAGTAGTCATTAATTTTCCACCTAAACCTGGGTTTCTAGCAGTACCAGCAATAGTAGCAGCAGCAGTATTACCCATACCAACAGCACCACCTAAAGCAGCAAGACCAAGTCCAACACCAGCAGCTAACACAGAGTAAGCTTTTAAAGTTTCGTTTGCAACAGCACCATCAGCAGCAAAAGCAGCTCCAGCAATAGCAAGCATTAATAAAACGATTTTTTTCATTTGTAAATCCTTAAGAATATTTTGACTAAGTTTGTTCGGATAGCGTAACCCTATCAATAAAGACAAAGCAATACTTACATAAATGCAAATATTTCCCTACTAAATACTTAAATCGGAAAAATTATATATAAAAAAACATTATATATAGATAAAACTATAGAGATTTCATTTTTTATTTAAAAATAGCTATAATAATTCTAATTATTAAATTAAGGATTTTTATGAACAAGTTTTTTATAAGTCTAACAATATTGATTATATTCATAATTGGTACAGTTTACGGTGTGTTATTTACAAAAACTGGAAACGGTTTTATCTCATCATACATAGAAAATACAGTAAATGATGAACAAAGTGATGTTAAGTTAAAAGTTAAGGATTTTACATTAACTTTCAATACTATAAATTTTGATGCAAGTATTAATGATGATTCAAATATTAACATTTCAGGTGATTTACAAATATTCAAAAAGAAGGTTGATCTTAAATACGATATTAAAATA
This sequence is a window from Poseidonibacter parvus. Protein-coding genes within it:
- a CDS encoding F0F1 ATP synthase subunit C is translated as MKKIVLLMLAIAGAAFAADGAVANETLKAYSVLAAGVGLGLAALGGAVGMGNTAAATIAGTARNPGLGGKLMTTMFIALAMIEAQVIYALVVAMIALYANPFLG
- a CDS encoding PAS domain-containing sensor histidine kinase; this translates as MKNFEENKFIDLIGKIPNVAVQGYDKERKVIYWNKASELMYGYTKKEAYGKSLEDLIIPDFMKEKVIALHKEWCNKGISIPSSELPLINKNGDTVYVYSSHVMLNEKSKNPEMFCVDIDLTEQKKQKDELEEKNKVLEYQSKMATMGEMLDNIAHQWRQPLSLISTTASGIKLQNDCGILDNNTISDSLGSIVDTTKYLSQTIEDFRNFVNGTHVKTIFNLFNTLKYSLKLLDGILKKNDIKVYLSTSLDDIEILGYPNELIQVIINIVSNSVDAFDNDVENKFIIIDIRKENSNVFIKIKDNAKGIDENIIDKIFEFRFSTKEKNKKSGIGLYMSNQLIKEGMKGSLKVKNSEYLHEDIKYKGAEFTIELASNIE
- a CDS encoding response regulator, translating into MIKNNYENFKVEIILVLFTFAVILSFILTNKVLFGEKIKGIAVSNSINIYYEKQKIFEEFLDLSRNKLNSINNSNSFNDFLKSNDEEKIKDLFLALARTSVDIMQLRYIDKNGNEIIRLDRDKIASEVHFVEKEQLQNKKDRDYFYNSINKAQKVWFSNLDLNIENKKVQIPFNPTLRAILPLKKDSSFNGIVIINYFMEDFLKIFEESAIYNTILFDKNGNTLSHYEKEKSWGFYLDKKYNLNSEYKEEIQKALIYNKYEDENTFIKKFDFDISNELYILIELKEEYLKQLDNQELKENVIVSFIVFIFALISSMFLSKLFRGLTKTIVTTSDRLNDASLLVKLAYYKYSFKTNMITFDDNIFNLLNYKDIKKKSYYLEELDDFFDDEFLDKIKFKIKNIQNEDFFEFHNLDKNNKKLTFFTKFRAISKNDKIIELEGILQDITEEKILLKSFEKAKNDAENANEAKSKFLATMSHEIRTPLNGIIGLTKLALESNPNDKIKDFLTKSDISSSALLNVINDILDYSKIEANKLTFEKKSFEFDKLLLNVTNLFDYQAYQKQISLHINHDHRIPKILLGDHHRITQILNNLVGNAVKFTQRGQIEIKTSLIKKDEKLLVLKCSVEDSGIGISKEDQDKLFKSFSQVDDSTTRVYGGTGLGLSITKELVELMNGKIEVSSVKGLGTTFSFTFELEYENNFNFDNKHLKNKKFMIVDDNEIDIRLLENILNSWKVKSYSFLNSNDALKKLNEENDFDYILVDWIMDDIDGVNFVKQLKEKNSETSPKIIMVTAFEEDNLKAKLKEEKVKINNILRKPFTPSTIYNTIINFEETKKTNYLNNQKLEEKIIINAKVLLVEDNEINQMICQEMLKRMGLKVIVANDGIEAIKMCKENNPDIVLMDLHMPRMNGFNSSKAIREFNKDVPIIALTSAVMDEDKIAARKAGMQEHLSKPIDFDELLNTISSYLPNLITKEKKQSNEIHNLDKYVDRNELLNRVGSEELANQLLEKFALTYKDYGKELTNDFKNQDKLSKEIHKLKGVSGNLALKVLYKQCIKIEEELNLEKKEKLLNELIVELENITKLIYKKNKI
- a CDS encoding response regulator yields the protein MNETKYKILVVDDEEINLQIIEANLQSDYIVDSRTSIKEALSLIEENLYDAFIFDINMDEMDGLDLCKIVKNYRKYIYTPVIFVTVVDEVEKIEKGFSYGAYDYITKPVNPKELKIRLKAHIKISKNQIELNENQLHLNEEIQKLTKELVEANKNVRISEEIFQGRETKFKYNDERIKENLNFSKVFDQRVLDMQEKLEKQKILLSEVKKSLG